In Streptomyces sp. NBC_01707, a genomic segment contains:
- a CDS encoding DUF3052 domain-containing protein, whose protein sequence is MSATADHAEERTNSAARLGFEPGQVVQEIGYDDDVEQELREGIEATTGQELVDEDYDDVADVVLLWFRDEDGDLTDALVDAIGLIEDGGAVWLMTPKTGREGYVEPSDINEAAQTAGLSQTKSINAGKDWTGSRLVTPKSAKAKR, encoded by the coding sequence GTGAGCGCGACCGCGGACCACGCGGAGGAACGGACCAACTCGGCTGCACGGCTGGGGTTCGAGCCCGGACAGGTGGTCCAGGAGATCGGCTACGACGACGACGTCGAGCAGGAGCTCCGTGAGGGCATTGAGGCCACTACCGGCCAGGAACTCGTCGATGAGGACTACGACGACGTCGCTGACGTCGTTCTGCTCTGGTTCCGCGACGAGGACGGCGACCTTACGGACGCGCTGGTGGATGCCATTGGTCTGATCGAGGACGGCGGTGCGGTCTGGCTGATGACGCCGAAGACCGGCCGCGAGGGATACGTCGAACCGAGCGACATCAACGAGGCTGCACAGACAGCCGGTCTTTCCCAGACCAAGAGCATCAATGCGGGCAAGGACTGGACGGGCAGCCGTCTTGTCACCCCGAAGTCGGCCAAAGCCAAGCGCTGA
- a CDS encoding peroxiredoxin, whose translation MAIEVGTKAPDFELKDNHGRTVKLSDFRGEKNVVLLFYPFAFTGVCTGELCALRDELPKFENDDTQLLAVSNDSIHTLRVFAEQEGLEYPLVSDFWPHGETSRAYGVFDEEKGCAVRGTFIIDKEGVVRWTVVNGLPDARDLNDYVKALDAI comes from the coding sequence ATGGCGATCGAGGTCGGCACCAAGGCCCCGGATTTCGAGCTCAAGGACAACCACGGCCGGACCGTGAAGCTCTCCGACTTCCGCGGCGAGAAGAACGTGGTCCTGCTGTTCTACCCGTTCGCCTTCACCGGCGTGTGCACGGGTGAGCTCTGCGCCCTCCGCGACGAGCTGCCGAAGTTCGAGAACGACGACACGCAGCTCCTCGCCGTCTCCAACGACTCCATCCACACCCTTCGTGTCTTCGCCGAGCAGGAGGGCCTCGAGTACCCGCTCGTCTCGGACTTCTGGCCGCACGGCGAGACCTCGCGGGCCTACGGCGTCTTCGACGAGGAGAAGGGCTGTGCGGTGCGCGGCACCTTCATCATCGACAAGGAGGGCGTGGTGCGCTGGACCGTCGTCAACGGCCTGCCCGACGCGCGCGACCTCAACGACTACGTCAAGGCCCTCGACGCGATCTGA
- a CDS encoding TerD family protein: protein MGVSLSKGGNVSLTKAAPNLTAVIVGLGWDARTTTGGDFDLDASALLTNAAGKVGNDGNFVFFNNLKSPDGSVEHTGDNLTGEGEGDDEVIKVNLAGVPADVDKIVFPVSIYEAESRQQSFGQVRNAYIRVVNQADNSELARYDLSEDASTETAMVFGELYRNGAEWKFRAIGQGYASGLRGIAQDFGVNV, encoded by the coding sequence GTGGGAGTCAGCCTCAGCAAGGGCGGCAACGTCTCGCTGACCAAGGCCGCGCCCAACCTGACCGCGGTCATCGTCGGTCTCGGCTGGGATGCCCGTACCACCACCGGCGGAGACTTCGACCTCGACGCCAGCGCCCTGCTGACGAACGCGGCGGGCAAGGTCGGCAACGACGGGAATTTCGTCTTCTTCAACAACCTCAAGAGCCCCGACGGCTCCGTCGAGCACACCGGTGACAACCTCACCGGTGAGGGCGAGGGCGACGACGAGGTCATCAAGGTGAACCTGGCCGGCGTCCCGGCCGATGTCGACAAGATCGTCTTCCCGGTCTCGATCTATGAGGCCGAGTCCCGCCAGCAGAGCTTCGGCCAGGTGCGCAACGCGTACATCCGCGTGGTCAACCAGGCCGACAACAGCGAGCTCGCGCGCTACGACCTGAGCGAGGACGCGTCGACGGAGACCGCCATGGTCTTCGGCGAGCTGTACCGCAACGGTGCGGAGTGGAAGTTCCGTGCCATCGGTCAGGGCTACGCCTCGGGCCTGCGCGGCATCGCGCAGGACTTCGGCGTCAACGTCTGA
- a CDS encoding TerD family protein, whose protein sequence is MGVTLAKGGNVSLSKAAPNLTQVLVGLGWDARSTTGADFDLDASALLCQSGRVLGDEWFVFYNNLTSPDGSVEHTGDNLTGEGEGDDESIIVNLTQVPAHCDKIVFPVSIHEADNRGQTFGQVSNAFIRVVNQADGQELARYDLSEDASTETAMIFGELYRYSGEWKFRAVGQGYASGLRGIALDFGVNVS, encoded by the coding sequence ATGGGCGTCACGCTCGCCAAGGGAGGCAATGTCTCCCTCTCCAAGGCCGCACCCAACCTCACCCAGGTGCTCGTCGGCCTCGGCTGGGACGCGCGTTCCACCACCGGAGCCGACTTCGACCTCGACGCCAGCGCGCTGCTGTGCCAGTCGGGACGGGTGCTGGGCGACGAGTGGTTCGTCTTCTACAACAACCTCACGAGCCCCGACGGCTCCGTGGAGCACACGGGCGACAATCTCACCGGTGAGGGCGAGGGCGACGACGAGTCGATCATCGTGAACCTCACGCAGGTGCCCGCCCACTGCGACAAGATCGTTTTTCCGGTCTCGATCCATGAGGCCGACAATCGCGGGCAGACTTTCGGTCAGGTCAGCAATGCGTTCATCCGTGTGGTGAACCAGGCGGACGGCCAGGAACTCGCGCGCTACGACCTGAGCGAGGACGCCTCGACGGAAACCGCGATGATCTTCGGTGAGCTCTACCGGTACAGCGGTGAATGGAAGTTCCGTGCGGTGGGACAGGGGTACGCGTCGGGGCTGCGGGGCATCGCTCTAGACTTCGGGGTCAACGTTTCGTAA
- a CDS encoding DUF475 domain-containing protein, translated as MLLKTFGWSFAITALGLVAAVFYGGWEALGVVAILSVLEISLSFDNAVVNAGILKKMNAFWQKIFLTIGVIIAVFGMRLVFPVVIVAITAKLGPIEAVDLSFNQPDRYQELVTDAHPAIASFGGMFLLMIFLDFIFEERDIQWLRWIERPLAKLGKVDMLSVCIALIVLLISAMTFAVQAHQHGGGHANKAETVLLAGVAGLITYLIVGGLSSYFENKLEEEEEREHEAEEEARKTGKKLSAVVLSGKAAFFMFLYLEVLDASFSFDGVIGAFAITNNIVLMALGLGIGAMYVRSLTVYLVRQGTLDDYVYLEHGAHYAIGALSVILLVTIQYQINEIITGLVGVVLIAWSFWSSVRRNKALEAGGGDDNSGSKAEVPSGV; from the coding sequence GTGCTTCTGAAAACCTTCGGCTGGTCGTTCGCGATTACCGCGCTCGGCCTGGTCGCAGCGGTGTTCTACGGGGGGTGGGAGGCGCTCGGGGTGGTCGCGATCCTTTCCGTCCTCGAGATCTCGCTGTCCTTCGACAATGCGGTGGTCAACGCCGGAATCCTGAAGAAGATGAATGCCTTCTGGCAGAAGATCTTCCTCACGATCGGTGTCATCATCGCGGTCTTCGGTATGCGGCTGGTCTTCCCTGTCGTGATCGTGGCCATCACTGCCAAGTTGGGCCCCATCGAGGCGGTCGATCTCTCGTTCAACCAGCCCGACCGCTATCAGGAACTGGTCACGGACGCCCACCCGGCGATCGCCTCCTTCGGTGGCATGTTCCTGCTGATGATCTTCCTCGACTTCATCTTCGAGGAGCGTGACATCCAGTGGCTGCGCTGGATCGAGCGTCCGCTCGCCAAGCTCGGCAAGGTCGACATGCTGTCGGTCTGCATCGCGCTCATCGTGCTGCTGATCTCGGCCATGACCTTTGCGGTCCAGGCGCACCAGCACGGCGGCGGTCACGCGAACAAGGCGGAGACCGTGCTGCTCGCGGGCGTCGCGGGTCTGATCACGTACTTGATCGTCGGCGGTCTCTCCAGCTACTTCGAGAACAAGCTCGAGGAGGAGGAGGAGCGCGAGCACGAGGCCGAGGAAGAGGCCAGGAAGACCGGCAAGAAGCTCTCCGCGGTGGTCCTCTCCGGCAAGGCCGCGTTCTTCATGTTCCTCTACCTCGAGGTGCTCGACGCGTCCTTCTCGTTCGACGGCGTCATCGGCGCATTCGCCATCACCAACAACATCGTGCTGATGGCCCTCGGCCTCGGTATCGGCGCCATGTACGTCCGGTCGCTCACGGTCTACCTGGTCCGTCAGGGAACCCTCGACGACTACGTCTACCTGGAGCACGGCGCGCACTACGCGATCGGCGCGCTGTCCGTCATCCTGCTCGTCACCATCCAGTACCAGATCAACGAGATCATCACCGGCCTCGTCGGCGTCGTGCTGATCGCCTGGTCCTTCTGGTCCTCGGTCCGGCGCAACAAGGCGCTGGAGGCCGGAGGCGGCGACGACAACTCGGGCTCCAAGGCGGAAGTCCCGTCCGGGGTGTGA
- a CDS encoding Tellurium resistance: MAFWDGLWPRREAQFESGNAATNSIVLSKRHATVSLTKQGALTGNLRVNLSWRMRTSDIEGRSRQSGRLLRPFKLFQPDVVQAHTQGVVNVDLDLGCMYELKDGTKGVVQPLGNLIGDLNGPPYIRLSGDDRFGAPSGETVYVNLDQRDQIKRLLFFVYIYDQTPAFDRTHAKVTLYPGNGPRIEIELDERAPQARSCAVFTVENVKDELIVRREVKFVYGFQSELDRLYGWGMQWGRGYKSRA; the protein is encoded by the coding sequence ATGGCGTTCTGGGACGGCCTGTGGCCAAGGCGCGAAGCGCAGTTCGAGTCGGGTAACGCGGCGACCAACTCCATCGTGCTCTCCAAGCGGCACGCCACGGTCTCGCTGACCAAGCAGGGCGCGCTGACCGGCAACCTCCGGGTCAATCTCTCCTGGCGGATGCGTACGTCCGACATCGAGGGCCGATCGCGGCAGAGCGGCCGGCTGCTGCGCCCGTTCAAGCTCTTCCAGCCCGATGTGGTCCAGGCGCACACCCAGGGCGTGGTCAACGTCGACCTGGACCTGGGCTGCATGTACGAGCTGAAGGACGGCACCAAGGGCGTCGTGCAGCCCCTGGGCAACCTGATCGGCGACCTGAACGGGCCGCCGTACATCAGGCTCAGCGGGGACGACCGCTTCGGGGCGCCGTCGGGGGAGACCGTGTACGTCAACCTCGACCAGCGGGACCAGATCAAGCGGCTGCTGTTCTTCGTCTACATCTACGACCAGACGCCGGCCTTCGACCGTACGCACGCCAAGGTGACGCTCTACCCGGGCAACGGGCCGCGGATCGAGATCGAGCTCGACGAGAGGGCTCCGCAGGCCCGCTCGTGCGCCGTGTTCACCGTGGAGAACGTCAAGGACGAGCTGATCGTGCGGCGCGAGGTGAAGTTCGTCTACGGCTTCCAGTCGGAGCTGGACCGGCTGTACGGCTGGGGGATGCAGTGGGGGCGGGGCTACAAGTCACGCGCCTGA
- a CDS encoding TerD family protein, which produces MTHAMLKGSNVPLDATAVRAVLRWTPGAGVPDVDASALLLGTGGRVRSDEDFVFYNQPRHPSGLVRRLPKRSVAEGLTDTIEADLGALDPSVEQVVIAASSDGAAFQQVRDLRILLYDAGSAGGDPLAVFDVRPETGEETAIICGELYRRGDGWKFRAVGQGYPTGLVGLATAFGISVDEAEAAAEPAAVGSPGPSPASTPAPVTGPAAAPPAPTFPPAPGPDPQATVQHQQPAYGYPQPTAVAAPSPVPQPAYGYPQPASAQPAYGYPQPAAAAQPAPDPNFVLPPQGPQFVRS; this is translated from the coding sequence CCGTACGGGCCGTGCTGCGCTGGACCCCGGGCGCCGGGGTCCCCGATGTGGACGCTTCGGCCCTGCTTCTCGGCACCGGTGGCCGTGTGCGCTCCGACGAGGACTTCGTCTTCTACAACCAGCCCAGGCACCCTTCCGGCCTGGTACGACGGCTACCGAAGCGCAGTGTCGCCGAGGGGCTGACCGACACCATCGAGGCCGACCTCGGCGCCCTCGACCCCTCGGTCGAGCAGGTGGTCATCGCCGCGTCCTCGGACGGCGCCGCCTTCCAGCAGGTCCGCGATCTGCGCATCCTGCTGTACGACGCGGGCTCGGCGGGCGGGGATCCACTCGCCGTGTTCGATGTGCGGCCGGAGACCGGCGAGGAGACCGCGATCATCTGCGGTGAGCTCTACCGGCGCGGCGATGGCTGGAAATTCAGGGCGGTCGGCCAGGGCTACCCGACGGGTCTGGTGGGTCTCGCGACCGCGTTCGGCATCTCGGTCGACGAGGCGGAGGCCGCGGCCGAGCCCGCTGCGGTCGGATCGCCCGGCCCTTCGCCCGCCTCGACGCCTGCGCCGGTCACCGGGCCGGCCGCCGCACCGCCCGCCCCCACTTTCCCCCCCGCGCCCGGACCCGACCCGCAGGCCACCGTCCAGCACCAGCAGCCCGCGTACGGCTACCCGCAGCCGACAGCGGTCGCAGCACCCTCCCCGGTCCCCCAGCCGGCCTACGGCTACCCGCAGCCGGCCTCCGCACAGCCCGCGTACGGGTATCCACAGCCCGCGGCGGCTGCGCAGCCCGCCCCGGACCCGAATTTCGTCCTGCCGCCGCAGGGACCGCAGTTCGTCCGCTCCTGA